In Tessaracoccus flavus, the following are encoded in one genomic region:
- the leuA gene encoding 2-isopropylmalate synthase, with protein MTRFNTRPQPTPVQQPTPMPVHRYTPFVPVDVPDRTWPTKRIEKAPRWLSTDLRDGNQALIDPMTPSRKMRMFELLVSLGYKEIEVGFPSASQTDFDFVRQLIEGDKVPDDVTISVLTQAREDLISRTAESLVGAHRATIHMYNATAELFRKVVFRISEAECVDLAVNGTELVLKYADKYLRDVEFGYQYSPEIFTQTPTDFAIEVCNAVGDVWQPSSGREIIFNLPATVERSTPNTYADQIEYFIRHVKNREHVAVSLHPHNDRGTAVAASELGQMAGADRVEGCLFGHGERTGNVDLVTLALNLYTQGVDPQVDLSDIDHVRRTVEYCTGLPVHPRHPYAGELVYTAFSGSHQDAIKKGLEHLEDEAARQGKTVQEIDWEAPYLPIDPHDVGRTYEAVIRVNSQSGKGGMAYLMKNEFKMDLPRRLQIEFSRVVQQHTDTAGGEVTPKEIYDIFQREYLTGGPWRLTSAGSTSSNGQFHVRATVDGPTRHGAEIEGEGNGPVSAFVDALVQAGAHVRVLDYSEHALDSGGDASAAAYVECEVGDGDDAQVLWGVGVDPSITSASMKAILSALNRAFEPAIP; from the coding sequence ATGACTCGATTCAACACCCGCCCGCAGCCCACCCCCGTGCAGCAGCCCACGCCTATGCCGGTGCACCGCTACACGCCTTTTGTTCCAGTCGACGTTCCGGACCGGACGTGGCCGACCAAGCGCATCGAGAAGGCGCCGCGATGGCTGTCCACTGATCTCCGCGACGGCAACCAGGCCCTCATCGATCCGATGACGCCGTCGCGCAAGATGCGCATGTTCGAGCTGTTGGTCTCGCTCGGCTACAAGGAGATCGAGGTCGGTTTCCCGTCCGCGTCGCAGACGGACTTCGATTTCGTCCGTCAGTTGATCGAGGGCGACAAAGTGCCCGACGACGTGACGATCTCCGTGCTCACGCAGGCCCGTGAGGACTTGATCAGCCGGACGGCCGAGTCGCTGGTCGGCGCCCATCGGGCGACTATCCACATGTACAACGCGACGGCGGAACTTTTCCGGAAGGTGGTCTTCCGGATCTCCGAGGCCGAGTGCGTCGACCTGGCGGTCAACGGCACCGAGCTGGTGCTCAAGTACGCCGACAAGTACCTGCGCGACGTCGAGTTCGGCTACCAGTACTCGCCTGAGATCTTCACCCAGACACCTACCGACTTCGCCATCGAGGTGTGCAACGCCGTGGGCGACGTGTGGCAGCCCAGCTCCGGTCGCGAGATCATCTTCAACCTGCCTGCCACCGTCGAGCGATCGACCCCCAACACGTACGCGGATCAGATCGAGTACTTCATCCGGCACGTCAAGAACCGGGAGCATGTGGCCGTGTCGCTGCACCCCCACAACGACCGGGGCACCGCCGTGGCGGCCTCCGAACTGGGCCAGATGGCTGGCGCCGACCGCGTCGAGGGATGCCTCTTCGGCCACGGGGAGCGCACGGGCAATGTTGACCTGGTCACGCTGGCCCTGAACCTGTACACCCAGGGCGTCGACCCGCAGGTGGATCTGTCCGACATCGACCACGTGCGCCGCACCGTCGAGTACTGCACCGGCCTGCCCGTCCATCCCCGCCACCCCTACGCAGGCGAACTGGTGTACACGGCCTTCTCCGGCTCCCACCAGGACGCCATCAAGAAGGGCCTGGAGCACCTGGAGGACGAGGCGGCACGGCAGGGCAAGACCGTGCAGGAGATCGACTGGGAGGCCCCGTATCTCCCCATCGATCCCCACGACGTCGGCCGCACCTATGAGGCGGTCATCCGCGTCAACTCGCAGTCGGGCAAGGGCGGCATGGCCTACCTGATGAAGAACGAGTTCAAGATGGATCTGCCGCGCCGCCTGCAGATCGAGTTCAGCCGCGTCGTCCAGCAGCACACCGACACGGCCGGCGGCGAGGTGACGCCGAAGGAGATCTACGACATCTTCCAGCGCGAGTACCTGACAGGCGGACCCTGGCGGCTCACCTCGGCTGGATCGACGTCGAGCAACGGCCAGTTCCACGTCAGGGCGACGGTCGACGGCCCCACCCGGCACGGTGCCGAGATCGAGGGCGAGGGCAACGGCCCCGTCTCAGCGTTCGTCGACGCCCTCGTGCAGGCCGGGGCGCACGTGCGGGTCCTCGACTACTCCGAGCACGCCCTGGATTCCGGCGGCGACGCGTCCGCGGCGGCCTACGTCGAGTGCGAGGTGGGCGACGGCGACGACGCCCAGGTGCTGTGGGGGGTCGGGGTCGACCCGTCCATCACCAGCGCCTCAATGAAGGCGATCCTCAGTGCGCTCAACCGCGCGTTCGAGCCCGCGATTCCCTGA
- a CDS encoding DEAD/DEAH box helicase — protein MPKLTDRVAGDADSLYEHFSAWAEAEGISLYPHQDESAIELFSGNNLILSTPTGSGKSLVAIAAHFAGLQTDRVSFYTAPIKALVSEKFFALCAVFGADNVGMITGDASVNGDAPIICCTAEVLANIALREGRDADVGLVIADEFHFYSEPDRGWAWQVPLLELPQAQFLLMSATLGDVSALADDLTRRTGRPTSLIDDAERPVPLIFEWSMTPLQDRVMELMHEQKAPVYIVHFTQAEALERAQGLLSLKLIDRSDADRIAEEIGAFRFGPGFGKILSGLVRRGIGVHHAGMLPKYRRLVEQLAQTGLLKVICGTDTLGVGINVPIRTVLFTGLSKYDGNRTRRLRSREFHQIAGRAGRAGYDTVGFVVVQAPEHVIENEKALAKAGDDPKARRKVVRRKPPEGFVGWTEDTYDKIIVAEPESLISRMQVTHATILHIAQRPGDGVEAMRELIWSSHETRDRKRALTRRALALTRGLLRSGVLVKLDRPDPDGRRYALADTVADNFALNQPLAPFAVASLDLLDRDSPTYHLDVVSVIEAVLEDPFQVLLAQQFVARGEAVAQMKADGVEYDERMTLLEEVTWPKPLDELLTHALGLYAQSHPWVDAAMLSPKSVVRDMWERAMSFTQLISVYKLQRSEGTVLRYLSDAYRALRQTVPDEFRTEQLGDLIEWLGETVRQTDSSLLDEWEALTDPDKVAAAVAAAAAGAPPPPPRPVTGNERAFTAMLRTAMFRRVELAARDDVDALAALEESTAGLAEPALPVVMDADAWDEALGEYWDEHDVLLTDGDARGPGLFRIEKGRDRWTILQVIHDPEGNHDWMIRAEADLAASDAAGAAVVRALAFQRLD, from the coding sequence ATGCCCAAGCTCACCGACCGCGTCGCCGGTGACGCCGACTCTCTCTACGAACACTTCTCCGCCTGGGCAGAGGCGGAGGGGATCTCGCTGTACCCGCATCAGGACGAGTCGGCCATCGAGTTGTTCTCCGGTAACAACCTGATCCTGTCGACACCAACCGGCTCAGGTAAGTCCCTCGTGGCCATCGCCGCGCACTTCGCCGGGCTGCAGACCGACCGGGTCAGTTTCTACACCGCCCCCATCAAGGCGCTGGTGAGCGAGAAGTTCTTCGCCCTGTGCGCGGTATTCGGCGCCGACAACGTCGGCATGATCACCGGCGACGCCTCCGTGAACGGTGACGCACCCATCATCTGCTGCACTGCTGAGGTGCTGGCCAATATCGCCTTGCGCGAGGGCCGGGACGCCGACGTCGGTCTCGTCATCGCCGATGAGTTCCACTTCTACTCGGAGCCGGACCGGGGCTGGGCCTGGCAGGTCCCGCTGCTCGAACTGCCGCAGGCGCAGTTCCTGCTCATGAGCGCGACCCTCGGCGACGTCTCAGCCCTTGCCGACGACCTCACACGTCGTACCGGGCGACCCACCAGCCTCATCGACGACGCCGAACGCCCGGTGCCGCTCATCTTCGAGTGGTCCATGACGCCCCTGCAGGACCGCGTCATGGAGTTGATGCACGAGCAGAAGGCACCCGTCTACATCGTGCACTTCACGCAGGCGGAGGCGCTCGAGCGGGCACAGGGCCTGCTCTCACTCAAGCTGATCGACCGCTCCGATGCCGACCGTATCGCCGAGGAGATCGGCGCGTTCAGATTCGGGCCGGGCTTCGGCAAGATTCTTTCCGGTCTCGTCCGGCGGGGGATCGGTGTGCACCACGCGGGCATGCTGCCGAAGTACCGACGGCTCGTCGAGCAGTTGGCGCAGACCGGTCTGCTCAAGGTGATCTGCGGCACCGACACCCTGGGTGTCGGGATCAACGTCCCGATCCGCACGGTCTTGTTCACCGGCTTGTCCAAGTACGACGGGAACCGGACCCGGAGGTTGCGTTCCAGGGAGTTCCACCAGATCGCCGGACGTGCGGGGCGCGCGGGGTACGACACTGTGGGATTCGTCGTCGTGCAGGCGCCCGAGCACGTCATCGAGAACGAGAAGGCGCTCGCCAAGGCCGGCGACGATCCCAAGGCGCGCCGCAAGGTGGTGCGCCGCAAGCCGCCTGAGGGTTTCGTCGGATGGACCGAGGACACCTACGACAAGATCATCGTCGCGGAGCCTGAGTCGCTCATTTCGCGCATGCAGGTGACCCACGCCACGATCCTTCACATCGCACAGCGGCCGGGCGACGGTGTGGAGGCGATGCGCGAGCTCATCTGGAGCAGCCACGAGACCAGGGATCGCAAGCGTGCCCTGACGCGCCGCGCACTAGCCCTGACCAGAGGGCTGCTGCGCTCCGGCGTGCTGGTGAAGCTCGACCGTCCGGACCCGGACGGCCGCCGCTACGCCCTGGCCGACACCGTCGCCGACAACTTCGCGCTCAACCAGCCGTTGGCGCCCTTCGCCGTGGCGTCGCTCGACCTGCTGGACCGCGACTCACCGACCTACCACCTGGACGTCGTGTCCGTCATCGAGGCGGTCCTCGAGGACCCGTTCCAGGTCCTCCTGGCCCAGCAGTTCGTCGCCCGCGGCGAGGCGGTCGCGCAGATGAAGGCGGACGGGGTCGAGTACGACGAACGCATGACGCTGCTGGAGGAGGTGACCTGGCCGAAGCCTCTCGACGAGCTCCTCACCCACGCCCTCGGTCTGTATGCGCAGTCGCATCCGTGGGTGGACGCGGCCATGCTGTCGCCCAAGTCCGTGGTGCGAGACATGTGGGAGCGGGCGATGAGCTTCACCCAGCTCATCAGCGTCTACAAGCTGCAGCGTAGCGAGGGCACTGTTCTGAGGTACCTCTCGGATGCCTACCGCGCACTGCGCCAGACGGTGCCGGACGAGTTCCGGACGGAGCAGTTGGGCGACCTCATCGAGTGGCTGGGGGAGACGGTCAGGCAGACCGACTCCTCCCTCCTCGACGAGTGGGAGGCGCTCACCGATCCCGACAAGGTTGCCGCCGCCGTGGCCGCGGCCGCCGCCGGCGCGCCGCCACCACCGCCGCGGCCGGTCACGGGGAACGAGCGCGCCTTCACAGCTATGCTCCGCACCGCCATGTTCCGCCGGGTGGAACTGGCAGCCCGCGATGACGTGGACGCACTTGCGGCCCTCGAGGAGTCCACGGCCGGCCTCGCTGAGCCTGCGCTGCCGGTCGTCATGGACGCCGATGCCTGGGACGAGGCGCTGGGCGAGTACTGGGATGAGCACGACGTCCTGCTCACCGACGGCGATGCGCGAGGCCCGGGGCTTTTCCGGATCGAGAAGGGCCGAGACCGCTGGACTATCCTGCAGGTCATTCATGATCCCGAGGGCAACCACGACTGGATGATCCGCGCCGAGGCGGATCTGGCCGCCAGCGACGCAGCCGGGGCCGCCGTGGTCCGCGCACTCGCCTTCCAACGCCTCGACTGA